The Halobaculum magnesiiphilum genome contains the following window.
CGCCTGCCCCATCGCGTTCTCGGCGGCCTCCATCGTCGCCTCCGCGAGCGTCGGGTGGGTGTGGATCGTCGCCGCCACGTCCTCCAGGGTCGCGCCCATCTCGACGGCGAGCGCGAGCTCGGCGATCAGCTCGGAGGCGTCGGGGCCGACGATCTGCCCGCCGAGCACGAAGCCGGTCCCCTCGTCGGCGACGATCCGGACGAAGCCCTCGGTGTGGGTGGTCGTCAGCGCGCGACCGGAGGCGTTGAACGGCATCTCGCCGACGACAGGCTCGAACCCCTCCTCGGCGGCCTCCGCCTCGGTGAGCCCGACGGTCGCGATCTCCGGTTCCGTGAAGACGGCCGCGGGCACGGCCTGATAGTCGAGGGCGGCGGGCTCGCCGGCGGCGACCTCCGCGGCGACGATCCCCTCCGCGCTGGCCTTGTGCGCGAGCATCGGCTCGCCGGCCACGTCGCCGACGGCGAAGATCGAGTCCACGTCGGTGCGGGCCTGGTGGTCCGTTTCGAGGAACCCGTTCTCGTTCGGTTCGAGGCCGGCGTTCTCCAGCTCCAGCGTGTCGGTGACGGGCGAGCGACCGACGGCGACGAGCACCTGATCCGCGAGGTACTCCGCCTCCTCCCCGGCTTCGGTCTCGGTCGTAACGGCGACGCCGCCCTCGGCGGTCTCCTCCCAGCCGGCGGCACCCTCGCCGAAGTGGAACTCGACGCCGAGCTCCTCCGCACGCTTGCGGACGATCCGTTGCACGTCCTCCTGGTAGCCGGGGAGCACGTCGTCGAGCATCTCCACGACGGTCACGTCGGTGCCCAGTTTCGCGAGCATCGTCGACAGCTCCATGCCGATGTAGCCGGCGCCGACGACGACGAGGCTGTCC
Protein-coding sequences here:
- the lpdA gene encoding dihydrolipoyl dehydrogenase, encoding MVVGDISTGTDVAVIGAGPGGYVAAIRAAQLGLDTTLIEKDAYGGTCLNHGCIPSKAFIHGANVAHEAGNAEELGIYADPAVDVERMQRWKSGVVDRLTGGVEKLCKANGVNLVEGTATFADEHKLRVAHEGAGQGSESIEFEHAIVATGSRPIQIPGFEFDGEQVLSSRDLLGMESLPDSLVVVGAGYIGMELSTMLAKLGTDVTVVEMLDDVLPGYQEDVQRIVRKRAEELGVEFHFGEGAAGWEETAEGGVAVTTETEAGEEAEYLADQVLVAVGRSPVTDTLELENAGLEPNENGFLETDHQARTDVDSIFAVGDVAGEPMLAHKASAEGIVAAEVAAGEPAALDYQAVPAAVFTEPEIATVGLTEAEAAEEGFEPVVGEMPFNASGRALTTTHTEGFVRIVADEGTGFVLGGQIVGPDASELIAELALAVEMGATLEDVAATIHTHPTLAEATMEAAENAMGQAIHTLNR